From the Periophthalmus magnuspinnatus isolate fPerMag1 chromosome 1, fPerMag1.2.pri, whole genome shotgun sequence genome, one window contains:
- the LOC117376911 gene encoding bMERB domain-containing protein 1-like isoform X2, producing the protein MADSTVTVDDIEGELYKIERIRDVLVRRESELRYMQVDIQLCKEITRLKKELQKLVSIPDNDKSNEDRQKEEELLQQIHKLVETRDFLVDDVEFERLREKEEDKEMADFLKSRFTPRTTQTGFPRRHVPNRAQPSPSPFAKTGLTLLKECCGFTCSIM; encoded by the exons ATGGCTGATTCCACGGTGACGGTGGACGACATCGAGGGCGAGCTGTATAAGATCGAGCGCATCAGGGACGTCCTCGTGAGAAGAGAGTCAGAGCTGCGATACATGCAAGTC GACATTCAGCTGTGTAAGGAAATTACCCGTTTGAAGAAAGAGCTGCAAAAATTAGTGTCTATACCAG ACAACGATAAATCCAATGAGGATCgtcagaaggaggaggagcttcTGCAGCAGATCCATAAACTCGTGGAGACCAGGGACTTCCTCGTGGATGATGTGGAGTTTGAAAGACTCAG ggaaaaggaggaggacaaAGAAATGGCAGATTTTCTCAAGTCCAGATTCACCCCCAGAACGACCCAGACAG GTTTCCCGAGACGCCACGTACCAAACAGAGCGCAGCCGTCGCCTTCTCCTTTCGCTAAAACGGGACTGACTTTACTGAAGGAGTGCTGCGGATTCACCTGCTCCATCATGTAA
- the LOC117378810 gene encoding phosphoinositide 3-kinase regulatory subunit 6-like: protein MMKAQICAVPSTEAEDLNCLTLVFNETTTKSKSNTVDPKIRTNNLKIRSLESRSFTVTLDRDSRRVYKDVQSIEILPCLDPGYRVQKTMRSKFNPGEKEKDAGLSKYMSKGLLLPINTFAGIVN from the exons ATGATGAAGGCTCAGATCTGTGCGGTTCCGTCCACTGAAGCTGAAG ATCTAAACTGTTTGACGCTGGTTTTCAACGAAACcacaactaaaagtaaaagtaacactgTG GATCCAAAAATCCGGACCAATAATCTGAAGATCAGGTCTTTGGAGAGTCGCTCGTTCACGGTGACGCTGGACAGAGACTCACGCCGCGTCTACAAGGACGTCCAGAG CATCGAGATCCTGCCGTGTCTGGACCCGGGCTACCGCGTCCAGAAAACCatgaggtcaaagttcaaccCCGGCGAGAAGGAGAAGGACGCCGGACTCAGCAAGTACATGAGCAAAGGCCTCCTGCTGCCGATCAACACGTTCGCCGGGATCGTCAACTGA
- the LOC117376911 gene encoding bMERB domain-containing protein 1-like isoform X1 produces MEKEPGASLQCGSLWLTEQSREQRGADDDVVSMADSTVTVDDIEGELYKIERIRDVLVRRESELRYMMDDIQLCKEITRLKKELQKLVSIPDNDKSNEDRQKEEELLQQIHKLVETRDFLVDDVEFERLREKEEDKEMADFLKSRFTPRTTQTGFPRRHVPNRAQPSPSPFAKTGLTLLKECCGFTCSIM; encoded by the exons ATGGAGAAGGAGCCGGGAGCCTCTCTTCAGTGCGGCTCACTGTGGCTCacggagcagagccgggagcaGCGCGGAGCCG ACGATGACGTCGTGTCCATGGCTGATTCCACGGTGACGGTGGACGACATCGAGGGCGAGCTGTATAAGATCGAGCGCATCAGGGACGTCCTCGTGAGAAGAGAGTCAGAGCTGCGATACAT GATGGACGACATTCAGCTGTGTAAGGAAATTACCCGTTTGAAGAAAGAGCTGCAAAAATTAGTGTCTATACCAG ACAACGATAAATCCAATGAGGATCgtcagaaggaggaggagcttcTGCAGCAGATCCATAAACTCGTGGAGACCAGGGACTTCCTCGTGGATGATGTGGAGTTTGAAAGACTCAG ggaaaaggaggaggacaaAGAAATGGCAGATTTTCTCAAGTCCAGATTCACCCCCAGAACGACCCAGACAG GTTTCCCGAGACGCCACGTACCAAACAGAGCGCAGCCGTCGCCTTCTCCTTTCGCTAAAACGGGACTGACTTTACTGAAGGAGTGCTGCGGATTCACCTGCTCCATCATGTAA